One Lysinibacillus fusiformis genomic window carries:
- a CDS encoding GntR family transcriptional regulator: protein MPLYKQLVQQLIVEIAKGTLKDGESMPPIREMAMQTGLNLHTVHKSYKELQMKGLLKRKLNSKAFIIIHPASPLNDMDVQQISIELEQVLVEAYVLGLRKNQLHQLLGNISQKYSFL, encoded by the coding sequence GTGCCACTCTACAAGCAGTTAGTGCAGCAACTGATCGTAGAAATAGCAAAAGGCACGTTGAAGGATGGTGAGTCAATGCCTCCTATCCGTGAGATGGCCATGCAAACGGGGCTCAATCTTCATACTGTGCATAAGAGCTACAAAGAATTACAAATGAAGGGGCTATTAAAAAGAAAACTAAACTCAAAAGCCTTCATAATCATTCATCCTGCATCACCTTTAAACGATATGGATGTGCAACAAATTTCAATAGAACTTGAGCAAGTGTTAGTAGAAGCGTATGTGTTGGGACTGAGGAAAAATCAATTACATCAACTACTTGGTAATATCTCACAAAAGTATTCATTTTTGTAA